From a region of the Bombus terrestris chromosome 8, iyBomTerr1.2, whole genome shotgun sequence genome:
- the LOC100650888 gene encoding thioredoxin domain-containing protein, whose product MLQIIFFILICSFVGVRSANLETVSDEELINLIKTEKYVVVLFTSKQRECTTCDNYENEIINLIQDLNSLSIGVVEAIDSQLLRVYSDDKEPALVFFRHGVPLLYDGPLNAEEILTMFSENKEPTVKELTDDTFEHLTQASSGATTGDWFVMFGSTDCVECSRLIPRWEAVGAKLKRRVNVARIDKYTTGASTARRFNVYETPEFIFFRHGKMYRYQIPKYDINSFTSFAKEYYKNARAETVPVPQRRLDDLGETIANFLRENPWISSIAIGVFIIISVAFKCRRTTEMAQKRD is encoded by the exons atgttacaaataatatttttcatattgatATGTAGTTTCGTTGGCGTTCGCTCTGCCAATCTCGAAACAGTGAGTGATGAAGAGCTTATAAATCTTATAAAAACTGAGAAATATGTAGTCGTGCTTTTTA CAAGCAAACAGCGTGAATGCACAACGTGTGATAACTAtgagaatgaaataattaatttaatacaagATTTAAATTCTTTATCTATTGGGGTTGTGGAAGCTATTGACAGTCAATTGCTTCGTGTCTATAGTGACGATAAAGAACCAGCACTTGTATTCTTTAGACATGGTGTACCTTTATTATATGATG GACCTCTGAATGCTGAAGAAATTTTAACTATGTTCAGTGAAAACAAGGAACCTACAGTGAAGGAATTAACTGATGATACATTTGAACATCTAACACAAGCAAGTAGTGGAGCTACAACCGGGGATTGGTTTGTTATGTT TGGCAGTACAGACTGTGTGGAATGTAGTAGACTGATTCCAAGGTGGGAGGCTGTAGGTGCAAAACTAAAACGAAGGGTTAATGTAGCACGTATCGACAAATACACAACTGGAGCATCCACGGCAAGGAGATTTAATGTTTATGAAACTCCAGAATTTATATT CTTTAGACATGGTAAAATGTATCGTTATCAGATTCCAAAATACGACATTAATTCTTTTACATCATTTGCAaaagaatattacaaaaatgcACGTGCAGAGACTGTCCCAGTACCACAACGCCGACT CGATGATCTTGGAGAAACAATTGCGAATTTCTTACGTGAAAACCCATGGATCAGTAGCATAGCGATCggcgtatttattataatttccgTAGCTTTTAAATGTAGACGCACAACTGAAATGGCACAAAAAAGGGACTAG
- the LOC100651009 gene encoding ELMO domain-containing protein 2, with protein MLRSKRKSPNSMQRGPIVKWLLRHTTRMCELQRICYGELPGAPRTLAVEESLKLSRNANIKTLIVYLNDLADQRAITKQTKQKILKEAIITILVTKKVNPTAHPDFAKSFGKCIELIWGYRQLCVECEELRKTPYDADNSEHEFLLLKLWNLLMPYEPLDARVTKQWQHIGFQGDDPKTDFRGMGILGLENLVYFAQEYPSAATHVLSHSTHPRYGYAFAIVGINLTSMALRLLRDGSAKTHIYNSSKGFPTIRAFHQLYCYLFYEFDGFWIDSKPSNMMEFSSIQEKFENSIRMALTDSSTVFRINISIDNV; from the exons ATGCTTCGTTCTAAAAGAAAATCTCCTAACTCTATGCAACGTGG ACCCATCGTAAAATGGTTATTAAGGCACACAACACGAATGTGTGAACTTCAAAGAATTTGTTATGGAGAATTACCTGGAGCACCGAGAACATTAGCTGTAGAAGAATCTCTTAAGTTATCTAGGAATGCTAATATTAAAACTCTTATAGTCTACTTGAATGATCTTGCTGATCAACGTGCAATCACAAAACAGACAAAGCAAAAAATTTTGAAGGAAGCTATTATAACCATATTGGTGACTAAGAAAGTAAATCCGACAGCTCACCCTGACTTTGCCAAGTCATTTGGTAAATGTATAGAACTAATTTGGGGTTATAGACAACTTTGTGTGGAATGTGAAGAGCTTAGAAAAACACCATATGATGCTGACAATTCTGAGCATGAGTTCCTACTATTAAAATTATGGAATTTGTTGATGCCTTATGAGCCTTTAGATGCTAGAGTTACCAAACAGTGGCAACACATCGGCTTTCAGGGTGATGATCCAAAAACAGATTTCCGTGGAATGGGCATTTTGGGATTAGAAAATCTAGTTTATTTTGCTCAAGAGTATCCCAGTGCTGCAACACACGTGTTATCACATTCTACACATCCACGTTATGGTTATGCATTTGCCATAGTGGGCATAAATTTAACAAGCATGGCTCTAAGATTATTAAGGGATGGAAGTGCCAAGACtcatatttataattcttcAAAGGGTTTTCCAACAATTCGTGCATTTCATCAACTTTACTGTTATCTTTTCTATGAATTTGATGGATTTTGGATTGATTCAAAACCAAGCAATATGATGGAATTTTCATCCATACAAGAAAAGTTTGAGAATAGTATCAGAATGGCATTAACTGACTCATCCACTGTCTTTAGGATAAATATATCAATTGATAATGTTTAA
- the LOC105666013 gene encoding uncharacterized protein LOC105666013 has protein sequence MENEHESSTEISTDSSSNTDSIQNVDNQCIELSNEEQRIKDQADVDLTLDLGSVLPNYDRVSENENDDSLEKLSAVLEQPEDSVILEGAQSVEDGQDDKDLNYILRERIESLSEVMRNLKEELRKEIELWKKEKGELQFLREKDDALALEEATAAARAAAAAYAAESPLSNNLGDVLDISSEDAFRELTILEYEKRLAKYQDEYSFIQAEKRYNARWKMIANAYKQKLMEVERLCNEELEKVQKNVNHLQPLKEMVSQWYLDEENHGDSIRRTDFVANAQKLNTFNENNMLNRHTLQKIDAEVNMAPEIFVARFKSDDPTKIDKLYG, from the exons ATGGAAAACGAGCATGAGTCTTCGACAGAAATTTCAACAGATAGCTCAAGCAATACCGACAGCATTCAAAATGTTGACAATCAATGCATAGAATTATCCAATGAGGAGCAAAGGATAAAGGATCAAGCGGACGTCGATTTAACATTGGATCTAGGAAGCGTGTTGCCAAATTATGATCGTGTTTCTGAGAATGAGAATGATGATTCATTAGAAAAGCTCTCAGCTGTTCTTGAACAGCCAGAAGACTCGGTGATTTTAGAGGGCGCGCAGTCAGTAGAAGATGGCCAAGACGATAAAGATTTAAA CTACATTCTTCGGGAGCGAATAGAATCACTCAGTGAAGTAATGAGGAACTTAAAGGAAGAATTAAGGAAGGAAATAGAactttggaaaaaagaaaaaggagaattgCAATTTTTACGTGAAAAGGATGATGCATTGGCTTTGGAAGAAGCAACTGCAGCAGCACGTGCAGCTGCAGCAGCCTATGCTGCCGAATCGCCATTATCTAACAATCTGG GGGATGTTTTAGATATCTCATCAGAGGATGCGTTCAGAGAATTGACAATACTCGAATATGAGAAACGTTTGGCTAAATATCAAGACGAATACTCATTTATTCAGGCGGAAAAGCGTTATAATGCCCGATGGAAAATGATAGCAAACGCGTATAAGCAGAAATTGATGGAAGTGGAACGACTCTGTAACGAGGAATTAGAGAAAGTTCAAAAAAATGTGAATCATTTGCAACCGCTGAAGGAAATGGTATCACAATGGTATCTCGACGAAGAAAACCATGGTGATTCAATCAGAAGAACCGATTTTGTTGCAAATGCCCAGAAACTCAATACTTTCAATGAGAATAATATGCTCAATCGTCACACATTGCAAAAAATAGACGCGGAAGTCAATATGGCGCCAGAAATATTCGTTGCTCGATTCAAATCTGATGATCCAACAAAAATAGATAAACTTTATGGATAA
- the LOC100651331 gene encoding signal peptidase complex catalytic subunit SEC11A, whose amino-acid sequence MLQSIFDDVQRMNKRQFLYQMLSFGMIVTSALMIWKGLMVVTGSESPIVVVLSGSMEPAFHRGDLLFLTNYQDEPVRVGEIVVFKVEGRDIPIVHRVLKLHEKGDQNDTVKFLTKGDNNSVDDRGLYAAGQLWLTHKDIVGRARGFLPYVGMVTICMNEYPKFKYAVLSVLGLYVLVHRE is encoded by the exons ATGTTGCAATCTATATTTGATGATGTGCAGCGAATGAATAAACGGCAG TTCCTGTATCAGATGTTAAGTTTTGGTATGATCGTTACATCTGCTTTGATGATATGGAAAGGCTTGATGGTTGTAACAGGTAGTGAAAGTCCGATCGTGGTCGTTCTCAG tgGTAGTATGGAACCAGCTTTCCATAGGGgagatttgttatttttaaccAATTACCAAGATGAACCAGTCAGGGTAGGAGAAATTGTCGTTTTTAAAGTTGAGGGTAGAGATATTCCAATTGTACACAGAGTACTTAAACTACATGAGAA gGGTGATCAAAATGATACTGTTAAATTTCTAACAAAGGGTGATAATAATTCTGTTGATGATAGAGGTTTATATGCAGCTGGTCAATTATGGCTGACACATAAAGATATTGTTGGTAGAGCAAGAGGTTTTTTGCCATATGTAGGAATGGTTACAATATGTATGAATGAATATCCCAAATTTAAATATGCAGTATTATCAGTTTTGGGATTATATGTTTTGGTACACAGAGAATAA
- the LOC100651206 gene encoding probable cytochrome P450 304a1, translated as MHMLLGRYSIGEEIIIDYHSVFRTEERMSPFLVIILVLLVGYKIYKSISTLPNAPPCIPRLPIVGSYWYLLWYNYKYPFKAVTYYANKLKSKVLTCHFGGIVTVVANDYNSIKEVLTKNDFDGRAGNIDVLLARSFGESLGIFFVEGSFWQEQRRFVLRHMRDFGFGRRQEKFETIAMEEIAILIDMLKEGPINNKEKTILKSGSARFPDILYPYVANTIWYIMFGEKFDRSEYHKLRYFCKSAMMFQRASDTTGGALFQFWFLKYFGNMFGYKNIMLGTYRMVDFIKEHLDKRKYSHNEDDKGLVDRYLKVLNGNAKGKSFSEKQLIMILVDIMFPASSAVPSAILHTIKLIMHHPEIIKNIREEIDKVVGTGRLITWQDRKNLPYIEATIRESLRYETLTPFGVLHKAIKRTTLSGFDVAKDTIVITNLDGLNTDVDLWGDPHNFRPERFLTEDGKLRKDLTFPFGFGHRVCMGETFTRYNMFGIIAVLMQNFNFSFIEDEPNSLKDKMPGLIVSPKEMWIRVEPRYT; from the exons atgcacatgtTATTAGGGAGATATTCAATAGGGGAAGAAATAATTATCGATTATCATTCTGTATTCAGAACTGAAGAAAGGATGTCACCATTTCTTGTTATAATACTAGTTTTATTAGTAGGATATAAAATCTACAAAAGTATAAGTACACTTCCAAATGCACCACCAT GCATTCCTCGATTGCCAATAGTAGGATCTTATTGGTATTTATTATggtataattacaaatatcctTTTAAAGCTGTGACGTATTATGCAAATAAGTTGAAATCTAAAGTCTTGACATGCCACTTTGGCGGTATTGTGACTGTAGTTGCTAATGATTATAACAGTATTAAAGAAGTACTAACGAAAAATGATTTTGACGGAAGGGCGGGCAATATAGACGTTCTCTTAGCAAGATCCTTTGGAGAATCATTAG GTATCTTTTTCGTCGAAGGTTCATTTTGGCAAGAACAAAGAAGATTTGTTCTTCGACATATGAGAGATTTTGGATTTGGTAGAAGacaagaaaaatttgaaacgatCGCAATGGAAGAAATTGCAATTCTCATTGACATGCTGAAAGAAGGTCCCATTAACAACAAAGAAAAG ACAATCTTAAAAAGTGGTTCCGCGCGATTTCCGGATATTCTGTATCCATATGTTGCGAATActatatggtatataatgtttgGCGAAAAATTCGATCGTTCAGAATATCATAAATTgagatatttttgtaaatctGCTATGATGTTTCAAAGAGCATCTGACACTACTGGAGGAGCTCTTTTTCAATTTTGGTTCTTAAAGTATTTTGGAAATATGTttggatataaaaatataatgctaGGAACTTATCGTATGGTAGATTTCATTAAG GAACATTTAGACAAGAGAAAATACTCACATAATGAGGACGATAAAGGTTTAGTAGACCGATATTTAAAGGTTTTAAACGGAAACGCTAAAGGGAAATCATTCTCCGAGAAACAACTTATTATGATTCTTGTGGATATCATGTTTCCAGCTTCATCTGCGGTGCCAAGTGCTATTCTACACACAATCAAGCTTATAATGCATCAtccagaaataataaaaaatataagagaGGAAATAGATAAAGTGGTTGGAACTGGAAGACTCATTACGTGGCAAGATAGGAAGAA TTTACCATATATCGAAGCAACAATACGGGAATCGCTCAGATACGAAACACTGACACCATTCGGCGTATTACATAAAGCGATAAAGAGAACTACTCTTTCTGGTTTTGATGTTGCCAAGGATACAATAGTAATTACCAATTTAGACGGACTAAATACAGACGTCGATTTATGGGGTGATCCCCATAATTTTAGGCCTGAAAGATTTCTCACAGAAGATGGTAAACTACGTAAAGATCTCACATTTCCTTTTGGATTTG GGCATCGTGTGTGCATGGGTGAAACTTTTACGAGATATAATATGTTCGGGATAATCGCTGTATTAATGCAAAACTTTAACTTTTCGTTTATAGAGGATGAACCAAATAGTCTCAAAGATAAAATGCCAGGTTTAATTGTTAGTCCAAAAGAAATGTGGATTCGAGTGGAACCACGTTATACCTAA
- the LOC100651644 gene encoding TELO2-interacting protein 2: MLKMNSLLKELEALKIKGEFHEEDLWAKCNNLIQVSYVPERIDGASRPCEEKDFRGCKQIIDRNLQEIKSMLQHIIYYRHAGHVQIKLDSPIVKTLTINLLVLIGEQHEQNVWNTTESVSISKDLTSKILELYRYQSISQLLTEQDNCTTVLLTLRPKLLKDTWKAYPAAVASYKWILYQIEKPALYNHISDVLPTALIIIDDYVPENIVLGLECLYQIIQHSHLKKGLIDTGYAKVIFHALECLSHQREAKYVILIYKCLTNLLATIEHWDNTLNVFEWTKRDDILAVLLDNMEFEQNVELRCVYMLSLPQLLTNIGCAKWCERLTRILSEYCEHHTDLKTLKATLETAKTFLLMFHLRVAAHCVPLYTAFLKLHFDLTKTPVFDKEIMQNLDDCICLLYKLSPNVGCAVMNDDRMRSVIKNSLQVVCLGDTKYFQ, encoded by the exons ATGCTTAAAATGAATAGTCTTTTAAAAGAATTGGAAGCTTTAAAAATTAAGGGCGAATTTCATGAGGAAGACTTATGGGCCAAATGCAATAATCTTATACAAGTGAGTTATGTTCCTGAAAGAATCGACGGTGCTAGTCGACCATGTGAAGAAAAAGACTTCAGAGGATGTAAACAAATTATAGATAGAAATTTGCAAGAAATCAAATCTATGCTTCAGCATATCATTTACTATCGTCATGCAGGACACGTGCAAATAAAATTAGATTCACCGATAGTAAAAACTCTTACAATCAATTTGTTAGTACTCATTGGAGAACAACATGAACAAAATGTTTGGAACACAACAGAATCTGTGTCCATCTCCAAAGACTTGACTAGCAAAATCTTGGAGTTATACAGATATCAAAGCATCTCACAACTTTTAACGGAACAAGATAACTGTACTACAGTATTATTAACACTAAGGCCTAAGTTACTGAAAGATACTTGGAAAGCTTATCCAGCAGCTGTAGCAAGTTACAAATggattttatatcaaattgag aAACCAGCTTTATATAATCATATTAGTGATGTGCTTCCAACAgctttaataattattgatgaTTATGTGCCAGAAAACATTGTACTAGGTCTTGAATGTTTATATCAAATTATTCAACATTCTCATTtg AAAAAAGGATTGATTGACACCGGATATGCCAAAGTAATTTTTCATGCTTTAGAATGCTTAAGTCATCAAAGAGAAGCCAAATATGTAATTTTGATATATAAATGCTTAACAAATTTATTAGCTACCATTGAACATTGGGATAATACATTAAATGTATTTGAA tgGACAAAGAGGGATGATATTTTAGCTGTTTTACTAGATAATATGGAATTTGAACAAAATGTGGAATTAAGATGTGTGTATATGTTGAGTTTACCTCAACTGTTGACTAATATTGGATGTGCCAAGTGGTGTGAAAGATTAACAAGAATACTTTCCGAGTATTGTGAACATCATACAGATCTAAAAACATTAAAAGCAACATTGGAG acTGCAAAAACTTTCCTCTTGATGTTTCATCTTCGAGTGGCAGCCCACTGCGTACCTCTGTATACTGCTTTTTTAAAACTGCATTTTGATTTAACAAAAACTCCAGTATTTGACAAGGAAATAATGCAGAACTTGGATGActgtatttgtttattatataaattatcccCAAATGTAGGTTGTGCAGTAATGAATGATGATCGAATGCGTTCAGTGATAAAAAATAGTTTGCAAGTAGTATGCTTAGGTGATACTAAGTATTTTCAGTGA
- the LOC100651448 gene encoding abl interactor 2 isoform X2, which produces MAEYRVGSDSEVMAELAAFLGQEIPEGRNNLADNHINLERVADYCEANYFQAENKRIALEETKNFTTQSLASVAYQINTLAYNFLQLLDLQTSQLAEMESQMNHIAQTVMIHKEKVARREIGVLTANKITVRQYKIIAPANPEKPIKYVRKSIDYTILDDIGHGVRSSGTPRSKQRGGSQGSVQSLGAASTGSGLGAAMVGPAPTTKPPTPPQTVRTGTLSKGSREYRTPPAVAPPQVPSHYAPNYPLGHPRRERGPGYSTLPLHAHTTSHAVHNTNHNTHTNTATQHTSPPQVGTVHPLQSHPQTPPPAPPSVTAGYAQEQHNSMPPPPSPLVGITGNTLDFTSYHTLSERLSHQVSRSSGASSPPLPPPPPPEQEEHPQFGRPTQSSGAIMPIVPDEEDLPGWVPKNYIEKVVAIYDYYADKEDELSFQESSVIYVLKKNDDGWWEGVMDGITGLFPGNYVEPCV; this is translated from the exons ATGGCTGAGTACC GGGTAGGCAGTGACTCTGAGGTTATGGCAGAGCTAGCAGCATTTCTTGGCCAGGAAATTCCTGAGGGAAGAAACAACCTGGCTGATAATCATATCAATCTTGAACGGGTTGCTGATTATTGTGAAGCAAATTATTTTCAAgctgaaaataaaagaatagcTTTAGAAGAAACCAAAAATTTTACTACTCAGTCATTGGCTAGTGTAGCCTATCAAATAAATACCCTtgcttataattttttacaattattggATTTACAAACATCTCAGCTTGCTGAGATGGAAAGCCAAATGAACCACATTGCTCAAACGGTTATGATACACAAAGAGAAAGTAGCTAGAAGAGAAATTGGAGTACTAACAGCTAATAAAATTACGGTACGCCAGTACAAAATTATTGCACCAGCAAATCCTGAAAAACCAATTAAATATGTAAGAAAGAGTATTGATTACACAATTTTGGATGATATTGGACATGGAGTACGTAGTAGTGGTACTCCAAGAAGTAAGCAACGTGGTGGAAGTCAGGGCAGTGTTCAAAGTTTAGGCGCAGCTTCCACTGGTTCTGGTTTAGGTGCTGCTATGGTAGGACCAGCTCCTACCACTAAGCCACCTACCCCTCCTCAGACAGTAAGAActg GAACATTGAGCAAAGGATCCCGAGAATACAGAACACCACCTGCAGTTGCTCCACCTCAAGTTCCTAGTCACTATGCTCCTAATTATCCACTAGGTCATCCAAGAAGAGAACGTGGTCCTGGTTATAGTACTCTACCTTTACATGCACATACCACATCTCACGCAGTACACAATACCAATCACAATACACATACAAACACTGCAACCCAACATACTTCGCCACCTCAAGTGGGAACAGTTCATCCATTGCAAAGTCATCCGCAAACACCACCACCAGCTCCACCTAGCGTAACAGCAGGGTATGCCCAGGAACAACACAATAGTATGCCTC CGCCACCTTCGCCCTTAGTCGGCATAACTGGTAATACGTTAGATTTTACCAGTTATCACACTTTATCAGAAAGATTGAGTCATCAAGTTAGTCGAAGTAGTGGTGCAAGTAGCCCACCattaccaccaccaccaccaccagaACAAGAAGAACATCCGCAATTTGGTAGACCTACACAATCTAGTGGTGCTATTATGCCTATTGTACCGGATGAGGAAGATCTCCCTGGTTGGGTGCCAAAGAATTATATCGAAAAAG TTGTTGCAATTTATGATTATTATGCCGACAAGGAGGATGAGTTGAGCTTCCAGGAAAGCTCGGTAATTTATGTACTAAAAAAGAATGACGATGGGTGGTGGGAGGGGGTCATGGATGGTATAACGGGTTTGTTCCCCGGAAATTACGTAGAACCTTGCGTTTAA
- the LOC100651448 gene encoding abl interactor 2 isoform X1, with protein sequence MAEYRSGSYCVSSGVGSDSEVMAELAAFLGQEIPEGRNNLADNHINLERVADYCEANYFQAENKRIALEETKNFTTQSLASVAYQINTLAYNFLQLLDLQTSQLAEMESQMNHIAQTVMIHKEKVARREIGVLTANKITVRQYKIIAPANPEKPIKYVRKSIDYTILDDIGHGVRSSGTPRSKQRGGSQGSVQSLGAASTGSGLGAAMVGPAPTTKPPTPPQTVRTGTLSKGSREYRTPPAVAPPQVPSHYAPNYPLGHPRRERGPGYSTLPLHAHTTSHAVHNTNHNTHTNTATQHTSPPQVGTVHPLQSHPQTPPPAPPSVTAGYAQEQHNSMPPPPSPLVGITGNTLDFTSYHTLSERLSHQVSRSSGASSPPLPPPPPPEQEEHPQFGRPTQSSGAIMPIVPDEEDLPGWVPKNYIEKVVAIYDYYADKEDELSFQESSVIYVLKKNDDGWWEGVMDGITGLFPGNYVEPCV encoded by the exons ATGGCTGAGTACC GATCCGGTTCTTATTGTGTATCATCAGGGGTAGGCAGTGACTCTGAGGTTATGGCAGAGCTAGCAGCATTTCTTGGCCAGGAAATTCCTGAGGGAAGAAACAACCTGGCTGATAATCATATCAATCTTGAACGGGTTGCTGATTATTGTGAAGCAAATTATTTTCAAgctgaaaataaaagaatagcTTTAGAAGAAACCAAAAATTTTACTACTCAGTCATTGGCTAGTGTAGCCTATCAAATAAATACCCTtgcttataattttttacaattattggATTTACAAACATCTCAGCTTGCTGAGATGGAAAGCCAAATGAACCACATTGCTCAAACGGTTATGATACACAAAGAGAAAGTAGCTAGAAGAGAAATTGGAGTACTAACAGCTAATAAAATTACGGTACGCCAGTACAAAATTATTGCACCAGCAAATCCTGAAAAACCAATTAAATATGTAAGAAAGAGTATTGATTACACAATTTTGGATGATATTGGACATGGAGTACGTAGTAGTGGTACTCCAAGAAGTAAGCAACGTGGTGGAAGTCAGGGCAGTGTTCAAAGTTTAGGCGCAGCTTCCACTGGTTCTGGTTTAGGTGCTGCTATGGTAGGACCAGCTCCTACCACTAAGCCACCTACCCCTCCTCAGACAGTAAGAActg GAACATTGAGCAAAGGATCCCGAGAATACAGAACACCACCTGCAGTTGCTCCACCTCAAGTTCCTAGTCACTATGCTCCTAATTATCCACTAGGTCATCCAAGAAGAGAACGTGGTCCTGGTTATAGTACTCTACCTTTACATGCACATACCACATCTCACGCAGTACACAATACCAATCACAATACACATACAAACACTGCAACCCAACATACTTCGCCACCTCAAGTGGGAACAGTTCATCCATTGCAAAGTCATCCGCAAACACCACCACCAGCTCCACCTAGCGTAACAGCAGGGTATGCCCAGGAACAACACAATAGTATGCCTC CGCCACCTTCGCCCTTAGTCGGCATAACTGGTAATACGTTAGATTTTACCAGTTATCACACTTTATCAGAAAGATTGAGTCATCAAGTTAGTCGAAGTAGTGGTGCAAGTAGCCCACCattaccaccaccaccaccaccagaACAAGAAGAACATCCGCAATTTGGTAGACCTACACAATCTAGTGGTGCTATTATGCCTATTGTACCGGATGAGGAAGATCTCCCTGGTTGGGTGCCAAAGAATTATATCGAAAAAG TTGTTGCAATTTATGATTATTATGCCGACAAGGAGGATGAGTTGAGCTTCCAGGAAAGCTCGGTAATTTATGTACTAAAAAAGAATGACGATGGGTGGTGGGAGGGGGTCATGGATGGTATAACGGGTTTGTTCCCCGGAAATTACGTAGAACCTTGCGTTTAA
- the LOC100651448 gene encoding abl interactor 2 isoform X3 encodes MAELAAFLGQEIPEGRNNLADNHINLERVADYCEANYFQAENKRIALEETKNFTTQSLASVAYQINTLAYNFLQLLDLQTSQLAEMESQMNHIAQTVMIHKEKVARREIGVLTANKITVRQYKIIAPANPEKPIKYVRKSIDYTILDDIGHGVRSSGTPRSKQRGGSQGSVQSLGAASTGSGLGAAMVGPAPTTKPPTPPQTVRTGTLSKGSREYRTPPAVAPPQVPSHYAPNYPLGHPRRERGPGYSTLPLHAHTTSHAVHNTNHNTHTNTATQHTSPPQVGTVHPLQSHPQTPPPAPPSVTAGYAQEQHNSMPPPPSPLVGITGNTLDFTSYHTLSERLSHQVSRSSGASSPPLPPPPPPEQEEHPQFGRPTQSSGAIMPIVPDEEDLPGWVPKNYIEKVVAIYDYYADKEDELSFQESSVIYVLKKNDDGWWEGVMDGITGLFPGNYVEPCV; translated from the exons ATGGCAGAGCTAGCAGCATTTCTTGGCCAGGAAATTCCTGAGGGAAGAAACAACCTGGCTGATAATCATATCAATCTTGAACGGGTTGCTGATTATTGTGAAGCAAATTATTTTCAAgctgaaaataaaagaatagcTTTAGAAGAAACCAAAAATTTTACTACTCAGTCATTGGCTAGTGTAGCCTATCAAATAAATACCCTtgcttataattttttacaattattggATTTACAAACATCTCAGCTTGCTGAGATGGAAAGCCAAATGAACCACATTGCTCAAACGGTTATGATACACAAAGAGAAAGTAGCTAGAAGAGAAATTGGAGTACTAACAGCTAATAAAATTACGGTACGCCAGTACAAAATTATTGCACCAGCAAATCCTGAAAAACCAATTAAATATGTAAGAAAGAGTATTGATTACACAATTTTGGATGATATTGGACATGGAGTACGTAGTAGTGGTACTCCAAGAAGTAAGCAACGTGGTGGAAGTCAGGGCAGTGTTCAAAGTTTAGGCGCAGCTTCCACTGGTTCTGGTTTAGGTGCTGCTATGGTAGGACCAGCTCCTACCACTAAGCCACCTACCCCTCCTCAGACAGTAAGAActg GAACATTGAGCAAAGGATCCCGAGAATACAGAACACCACCTGCAGTTGCTCCACCTCAAGTTCCTAGTCACTATGCTCCTAATTATCCACTAGGTCATCCAAGAAGAGAACGTGGTCCTGGTTATAGTACTCTACCTTTACATGCACATACCACATCTCACGCAGTACACAATACCAATCACAATACACATACAAACACTGCAACCCAACATACTTCGCCACCTCAAGTGGGAACAGTTCATCCATTGCAAAGTCATCCGCAAACACCACCACCAGCTCCACCTAGCGTAACAGCAGGGTATGCCCAGGAACAACACAATAGTATGCCTC CGCCACCTTCGCCCTTAGTCGGCATAACTGGTAATACGTTAGATTTTACCAGTTATCACACTTTATCAGAAAGATTGAGTCATCAAGTTAGTCGAAGTAGTGGTGCAAGTAGCCCACCattaccaccaccaccaccaccagaACAAGAAGAACATCCGCAATTTGGTAGACCTACACAATCTAGTGGTGCTATTATGCCTATTGTACCGGATGAGGAAGATCTCCCTGGTTGGGTGCCAAAGAATTATATCGAAAAAG TTGTTGCAATTTATGATTATTATGCCGACAAGGAGGATGAGTTGAGCTTCCAGGAAAGCTCGGTAATTTATGTACTAAAAAAGAATGACGATGGGTGGTGGGAGGGGGTCATGGATGGTATAACGGGTTTGTTCCCCGGAAATTACGTAGAACCTTGCGTTTAA